From Chlamydia avium 10DC88:
ACTTATTCTAGAGCCCCTAAACATCCTCGGCATGCAGCAGTCAAAAGAGAAACTATATCAAGTCCTAGAACTTGTGAACCTACCCCGATCTGTTCTTCCTTTAAAACCACACAAACTCAGTGGAGGGCAAAAACAATGTGTTGCCATTGCCAAAGCTTTAATCTGCGAACCCGATCTTCTTATCTGCGATGAACCTTTGTCTGCCCTAGATACACTCAATCGCTCCCTCATCCTAAAGCTATTTCAAACCATAAAACAAGAATATAAAAGTACTCTACTCTTTATTACTCATGATATGTCTGCAACATATTACCTGGCAGATACTATCGCTGTCATGCATCAAGGAATGATTGTCGAATACTCCACTAAAGAAAAAATTTTTCAAACTCCTGAGCATAAAAAAACTCAGGAACTGCTAGACGCCATCCCCAGCTTCTCTTTAGAATATACGGACCCCACTATGGATTTTGAGAAAAACTATGTTTTAGTATAAAAGTTAAGTCTATAAAAGAAACATTTTAATACCTAAA
This genomic window contains:
- a CDS encoding ABC transporter ATP-binding protein translates to MTHLVTIDHLSLIVRKQVILKDVCLQLKKGECLAIVGSSGSGKSSLALAILGLMKANSGTITFHVNPKTPKAKVIQMIWQDISSSLNPTMNVRELILEPLNILGMQQSKEKLYQVLELVNLPRSVLPLKPHKLSGGQKQCVAIAKALICEPDLLICDEPLSALDTLNRSLILKLFQTIKQEYKSTLLFITHDMSATYYLADTIAVMHQGMIVEYSTKEKIFQTPEHKKTQELLDAIPSFSLEYTDPTMDFEKNYVLV